One window of the Anabaena sphaerica FACHB-251 genome contains the following:
- a CDS encoding mannosyltransferase family protein has protein sequence MLIFKKINFTTNDLFFIMAMWLSSRLLIAVAMLIIAPFFPTPSTGVAATFSWDVFHAWDSVWYEKIVTNGYDFSSDVKQIHTVAFFPLFPLLCRVLMTTGLPFKVASTLVNNLAFLAALILLYFWVEELYGTKAARWATATLAWCPYSLYGTIIYTEGLFLLCTTAALRSFDQKQYIWAAFWGALSTATRLPGITLIPTFLFVSWKYHRGIKAYIASLTTGLGIILYSLYCHIQFDDALAFIHAQQAWRGDAKGFALQGWWQMLMQVVIGFNNWKYGYIKEPWHPLFFLIIIVSAYLLWRFRLQLGLMKVGYGFYFLWLLIWLLAGDELFKIVIIFGGIYLLWFFRSKIPLVTFVYGMCSYGLILNTGITVSAERYAYGIVSLSMAFGLLLERYPRLRYPVMCFFAILMVTFSIRFARDLWVA, from the coding sequence ATGTTGATATTCAAAAAGATTAATTTCACTACAAATGATTTATTTTTCATCATGGCAATGTGGCTATCTAGTAGACTTCTAATAGCTGTTGCTATGTTAATCATTGCTCCATTCTTTCCGACTCCATCAACTGGCGTTGCTGCCACTTTTAGTTGGGATGTTTTCCACGCTTGGGACAGTGTTTGGTATGAAAAAATTGTCACTAATGGCTACGATTTTTCTAGTGATGTAAAACAAATTCATACAGTAGCTTTTTTCCCGTTATTTCCATTGTTATGTCGTGTATTAATGACAACTGGTTTACCTTTTAAAGTGGCAAGCACTTTGGTGAATAACTTAGCATTTTTAGCTGCCTTGATACTACTTTATTTCTGGGTAGAGGAGCTTTACGGCACAAAGGCAGCAAGATGGGCAACAGCAACTCTAGCATGGTGTCCTTATTCTCTGTACGGGACTATCATTTACACTGAAGGTTTGTTTTTATTATGTACCACAGCCGCTTTACGATCTTTTGATCAAAAACAATATATTTGGGCAGCTTTCTGGGGTGCATTATCTACGGCAACAAGATTACCTGGAATTACACTCATACCGACTTTTTTGTTTGTTTCTTGGAAATATCACAGAGGTATAAAAGCCTATATTGCCAGTTTAACTACTGGACTAGGTATTATTCTTTATAGCTTATATTGTCACATTCAATTTGATGATGCTTTGGCTTTTATCCATGCACAACAAGCATGGAGAGGAGATGCAAAGGGTTTTGCTTTGCAAGGTTGGTGGCAAATGCTAATGCAAGTAGTTATAGGTTTCAATAATTGGAAGTATGGATATATTAAAGAACCTTGGCATCCATTATTTTTTTTAATAATTATTGTCAGTGCTTACTTATTATGGCGCTTTCGCTTACAGCTAGGCTTGATGAAAGTAGGTTATGGTTTTTATTTTCTGTGGTTATTAATTTGGTTGTTAGCTGGAGATGAATTGTTTAAAATTGTAATCATTTTCGGAGGAATATATTTACTCTGGTTTTTTCGGTCTAAAATTCCTCTTGTTACCTTTGTTTATGGGATGTGTTCCTATGGCTTAATTTTAAATACTGGAATTACTGTTTCTGCTGAACGATACGCTTACGGTATTGTATCCCTATCTATGGCCTTCGGTTTATTGCTTGAACGCTATCCTCGTCTAAGATACCCAGTTATGTGTTTTTTTGCAATACTAATGGTGACATTTTCTATACGATTTGCACGAGATTTA
- the dxr gene encoding 1-deoxy-D-xylulose-5-phosphate reductoisomerase has product MKAITLVGSTGSIGTQTLDIVSEHPDKFRIVGLAAGRNVELFAAQIRQFRPQIAAISAADKLPELQEAIKDLNPQPILLAGEAGVIEVARYGDAETVVTGIVGCAGLLPTIAAIEAGKDIALANKETIIAGAPVVLPLVEKYGVKLLPADSEHSAIFQCLQGVPKGGLKKILLTASGGAFRDWPVENLPQVKVADAIKHPNWSMGRKITVDSATLMNKGLEVIEAHYLFGVDYDDIEIVIHPQSIIHSLIELQDTSVLAQLGWPDMRLPLLYALSWPERIYTNWERLNLVKSGDLTFREPDHQKYPCMGLAYAAGRAGGSMPAVLNAANEQAVALFLEEKISYLDIARCIEWVCDRHQNHNKENPSLDDILAADQWARQEVFTATEKLATQPQVISVR; this is encoded by the coding sequence GTGAAAGCTATTACTCTTGTTGGTTCTACCGGCTCTATTGGTACTCAGACTTTAGATATCGTCTCTGAACACCCTGATAAGTTTCGCATAGTTGGTCTGGCTGCTGGACGCAATGTGGAGTTGTTCGCGGCGCAAATTCGCCAGTTTCGCCCCCAAATTGCCGCAATTTCTGCGGCGGATAAGTTACCAGAACTTCAGGAAGCAATTAAAGACCTCAACCCTCAACCTATTTTACTGGCTGGAGAAGCGGGAGTGATAGAAGTTGCACGGTATGGCGATGCGGAAACGGTTGTTACTGGTATTGTGGGTTGCGCGGGTTTACTTCCCACTATCGCTGCTATTGAAGCGGGTAAAGACATTGCTTTAGCAAATAAAGAAACTATCATTGCCGGCGCTCCTGTGGTGTTACCTTTGGTAGAAAAATACGGGGTGAAACTATTACCCGCAGATTCCGAACATTCGGCGATTTTTCAATGTTTGCAAGGTGTTCCTAAAGGTGGTTTAAAAAAGATATTACTGACTGCTTCTGGTGGTGCTTTTCGAGATTGGCCTGTGGAAAATTTACCGCAAGTAAAAGTTGCTGATGCTATTAAACATCCTAACTGGTCAATGGGGCGAAAAATCACCGTAGATTCTGCAACTTTGATGAATAAGGGTTTGGAAGTAATTGAAGCTCATTATTTGTTTGGGGTGGATTATGATGATATCGAAATTGTCATTCATCCTCAAAGTATAATTCACTCTTTAATTGAGTTACAAGATACTTCAGTTTTAGCTCAACTCGGTTGGCCAGATATGCGTTTACCTTTGCTTTATGCTTTATCTTGGCCAGAGCGAATTTACACAAATTGGGAAAGACTGAATTTAGTAAAATCTGGTGATTTAACCTTTCGTGAGCCAGATCATCAAAAATATCCTTGTATGGGCTTGGCTTATGCTGCAGGTAGAGCCGGCGGTTCTATGCCAGCGGTTTTAAATGCTGCTAATGAGCAAGCTGTGGCGCTATTTTTAGAAGAGAAAATTAGCTATTTGGATATTGCTCGGTGTATTGAATGGGTGTGCGATCGCCATCAAAATCATAACAAAGAAAATCCCTCTTTAGATGACATTTTGGCAGCAGATCAATGGGCTAGACAAGAAGTTTTCACAGCTACTGAAAAGTTAGCAACTCAGCCGCAAGTTATTTCTGTACGTTAG
- a CDS encoding DUF4007 family protein codes for MAKMQLHFNGNFSLKKEEIKRILEAASGEKGLKDTLENLMTKTGLGNAKVGKIKSWAIRSGLVKDNYLSPEGRIVLKHDPYLQSIITDWLMHFYLSFGNEGLKQIPENPSEWGGWTYFIYIFLPENPTFTKDNLFQNSIPIFEEPAKVIPERFKYILRAYTEPQALANCQIIQEIKTNTYQTGKAKLPNSHLIGYFLAKLWERDFNKQTSVLTDDIINQKMGIVPVLGIQPETLQQHLNSIESLGIIEQRRTVSPYQIIRRWDAPVNLLEKAYGNNQ; via the coding sequence ATGGCTAAAATGCAACTGCATTTCAACGGTAACTTCTCCCTCAAAAAAGAAGAAATTAAAAGAATACTAGAAGCAGCATCAGGAGAAAAAGGTTTAAAAGACACCTTAGAAAACCTAATGACAAAAACAGGTTTAGGTAATGCCAAAGTTGGCAAAATCAAAAGTTGGGCAATTAGATCTGGTTTAGTCAAAGACAATTATTTAAGTCCAGAGGGAAGAATAGTATTAAAACATGATCCTTATTTACAATCAATCATTACCGATTGGTTAATGCACTTTTATTTAAGCTTTGGTAATGAAGGTTTAAAGCAAATACCAGAAAATCCTTCTGAATGGGGAGGATGGACTTATTTTATTTATATATTTTTGCCAGAAAATCCCACTTTTACTAAAGATAACTTATTTCAAAATAGTATTCCTATATTTGAAGAACCAGCTAAAGTAATTCCTGAAAGATTCAAATATATTTTAAGAGCTTATACCGAACCGCAAGCATTAGCTAATTGTCAAATTATCCAAGAAATCAAAACAAACACCTATCAAACAGGAAAAGCCAAACTTCCCAATTCTCATTTAATTGGTTATTTCCTAGCTAAACTTTGGGAACGAGATTTTAATAAACAAACTTCTGTTTTAACAGACGATATCATCAATCAAAAAATGGGAATTGTCCCGGTTTTAGGTATTCAACCAGAAACATTACAGCAACATCTAAATAGTATAGAATCCTTGGGAATTATTGAACAAAGACGCACAGTATCACCCTATCAAATTATACGTCGCTGGGATGCTCCTGTTAACTTATTAGAAAAAGCTTATGGTAACAATCAATAA
- a CDS encoding acyl-CoA thioesterase, protein MTQKTPSQPKLPPTSAIDKVTRAEFDNWFEYPIRVQPHHTDYAGIVWHGTYLTWMEEARVECLRSIGIEFADLVALGCDLPVVELSVRYHRSLQLGMMALVKTRMLEVTGVRINWDYKIVSTDDQELYVTAQVTLVALDRERGKIMRQLPPAVKDALAKISASNK, encoded by the coding sequence ATGACTCAAAAAACACCAAGCCAACCAAAACTACCACCAACTAGCGCCATTGATAAGGTGACAAGGGCTGAATTTGACAATTGGTTTGAATATCCTATCAGAGTGCAGCCTCACCACACGGATTATGCAGGAATTGTTTGGCACGGTACTTATTTAACTTGGATGGAAGAAGCGCGGGTAGAATGTTTGCGCTCTATAGGTATTGAATTTGCTGATTTAGTGGCTTTAGGTTGTGATTTGCCAGTTGTAGAATTGTCAGTACGCTATCATCGTTCACTTCAATTAGGGATGATGGCGCTGGTAAAAACCCGGATGTTGGAAGTAACGGGTGTCCGCATTAACTGGGATTATAAAATTGTTTCCACGGATGATCAAGAATTATATGTCACTGCTCAGGTGACACTAGTGGCATTAGACAGGGAAAGAGGTAAAATCATGCGTCAGCTACCTCCTGCTGTTAAAGATGCACTGGCTAAAATTTCGGCATCCAACAAGTAA
- a CDS encoding DUF1815 family protein, giving the protein MFLRLAHQHRQFVQDLVMNLQALAIVLERNGYPASCYTCGDQMNSASFMVSLGDNHLIRFLVSDYGITWTEMRDDRELMKLEGAEAINQLQELANLVKQSIQTSTRHKTLVKK; this is encoded by the coding sequence GTGTTTCTGAGACTGGCACATCAACATAGACAATTTGTCCAAGACTTGGTAATGAACCTACAAGCTTTGGCAATAGTACTGGAGCGGAACGGCTATCCAGCTTCCTGTTATACCTGTGGCGACCAAATGAACAGTGCTTCGTTTATGGTTAGCTTAGGAGACAATCATCTTATTCGCTTTTTGGTATCAGATTACGGAATCACGTGGACTGAAATGCGAGATGACCGCGAATTAATGAAATTAGAAGGTGCAGAAGCAATTAACCAATTGCAGGAACTGGCTAATCTTGTCAAGCAATCTATACAAACTTCTACAAGACATAAAACCCTTGTCAAGAAGTGA
- a CDS encoding DUF2839 domain-containing protein: MGEAKRRKTTLGEQYGQDTRILPWIPITKSQAELFVSLTTRGAWIGIGVMVVAWVTIRFIGPAFGWWQVVF, from the coding sequence ATGGGTGAAGCAAAACGTCGTAAAACCACACTAGGAGAACAATACGGTCAAGATACTCGCATCTTACCCTGGATTCCCATCACCAAATCTCAAGCTGAACTATTTGTGAGTTTGACTACTCGTGGAGCCTGGATTGGCATTGGTGTTATGGTCGTAGCATGGGTGACGATCCGTTTTATCGGTCCTGCTTTTGGTTGGTGGCAAGTAGTCTTTTGA
- a CDS encoding DUF2079 domain-containing protein has protein sequence MIIDIKKIIENLPNNNSLALIIPISTLLLFISSILRHELFNSGGDLAFFDQCVYLISQGKQPISSILGFHVLADHAAWILYFLALLYKIYPSVYWLFAVQSAALALGALPTYFLALQAGLEKSQAIVMVTVYLLYPLIYNANLLEFHPDTIAVPALLTAVLAARTKKIVWFCVSVLIVLGCKAVLSLTVVAMGVWLLLFEKRRLYGVIAITSGIAWFLIANKIIIPFFGNEAALINRHLYRYSYLGKSFYETLQIILFQPKIVFSNIFTLINLEYLFYLLVPVIWALRPKYMIALIGAIPCLALNLIADHPSQKNLIWHYSLPIIPFLILALISSLAAGKAWIQKKAIILWSLFWFLVLGKFGFFTSKYLKNLYNWQATKEAISLIKTQDSVLTTDIITPHLTHRELITFHYNLNELNKFNYILINVRNSDRAASAEDYDNLVKQLKTISLFELKFKKDDVYLFIQK, from the coding sequence ATGATAATTGATATTAAAAAAATAATAGAAAACCTTCCAAATAATAACAGTTTAGCTTTAATTATTCCCATTAGTACATTGCTCTTATTTATATCTAGTATCCTCAGACATGAGTTATTTAATTCAGGTGGAGATTTAGCATTTTTTGATCAATGTGTTTACTTAATTAGTCAAGGTAAACAGCCAATTTCTTCTATACTCGGTTTTCATGTTTTAGCTGATCATGCTGCTTGGATTCTATATTTTTTGGCTTTATTGTACAAAATTTATCCTAGCGTTTATTGGCTATTTGCAGTCCAGTCTGCTGCTTTAGCTTTAGGTGCTTTACCTACATATTTTTTGGCATTGCAAGCGGGTTTGGAAAAAAGTCAAGCAATAGTAATGGTAACAGTGTACCTACTCTATCCTCTGATATATAATGCTAACTTACTTGAATTTCATCCAGATACAATAGCTGTTCCTGCACTTTTGACGGCTGTTTTAGCTGCAAGAACGAAAAAAATTGTTTGGTTTTGTGTAAGTGTTCTGATAGTGTTGGGATGTAAAGCTGTACTTTCCTTGACAGTAGTAGCTATGGGGGTTTGGTTGCTATTGTTTGAGAAGCGACGGTTATATGGTGTGATCGCTATTACGAGTGGTATAGCATGGTTTTTGATTGCTAACAAAATCATTATTCCTTTTTTTGGCAATGAGGCAGCATTAATTAACCGTCATCTTTATCGCTATAGCTATTTAGGAAAGTCATTTTATGAAACATTACAAATTATCCTGTTTCAACCAAAAATTGTTTTTAGTAACATTTTTACACTGATAAATTTAGAATATTTATTTTATTTATTAGTGCCTGTAATATGGGCTTTAAGACCCAAATATATGATAGCCTTGATAGGCGCAATTCCTTGTTTAGCTTTAAATTTGATTGCTGATCATCCCTCCCAAAAAAATTTGATCTGGCATTACTCGTTACCAATAATTCCATTTTTAATATTAGCCTTAATTTCCAGTCTAGCAGCAGGTAAGGCTTGGATACAAAAAAAAGCAATTATTTTATGGTCGTTATTTTGGTTCTTAGTATTAGGTAAATTTGGCTTTTTTACCTCAAAATATCTTAAAAATTTATATAATTGGCAAGCTACCAAGGAAGCAATATCTTTAATTAAAACTCAAGATAGTGTTTTAACTACAGATATTATTACTCCACATTTAACCCATAGAGAATTAATTACTTTTCACTATAATCTTAATGAATTAAATAAGTTTAATTACATATTGATAAATGTTCGTAACTCAGATCGGGCTGCAAGTGCAGAAGATTATGATAATTTAGTCAAGCAATTAAAAACAATTTCACTATTTGAATTAAAATTTAAAAAAGATGATGTATACTTATTTATACAAAAATAG
- a CDS encoding ATP-dependent DNA helicase, producing MIEAEVHLSLHNFLRSQAGFPTWPHHLTMARLVARALRLGRSALIQVGAVCGYQGRYRTSFIASALMWHGPVIIVASVDVQQRLLNIEIPRLQQWLSANKPIRTGEVWPGSDFQGLLLTSPEAWLKGQLADNDSFPPNIPTIIDGVDDLENWVRDQLTQDIQPHDWDQLMLACPYQAEVIREARVKLTHELFQHPENPYHCYLISQTEIEILQGLYSSLDSIRDLPKTWQKFWQMFQNFADDFPPVSPSAHLPISPSPALFWATISRRQGLFSLHYAPIELAKRLTPIWQRQPVVLIGSALEPETEAPLFRERLGLDDVTCLKFSADHQGEAIQLYAPYKLPLPNTPEFQGAFIHQVRTLVCLSATAPGMTVVLVGDVPLKSRVGTILASEFGSRVQVEKTCLDENGILVTGWEYWRSHQGVLPAPRLLMIATLPLPSLENPLVAGRVAHYKRSHQDWFRLYLLPTALNELQRAIAPVRENQGIVALLDSRVVNRSYGAQILTALSPLARLTYLDPSLFSQPNEENSA from the coding sequence GTGATTGAGGCAGAAGTTCATTTATCACTACATAACTTCCTGCGATCGCAGGCGGGTTTTCCAACTTGGCCGCATCATTTGACGATGGCACGGTTGGTAGCACGGGCTTTGCGGTTAGGACGTAGTGCTTTAATTCAAGTAGGGGCAGTTTGTGGCTACCAAGGGCGATATCGCACAAGTTTTATCGCATCTGCCTTGATGTGGCATGGACCTGTAATTATTGTGGCATCGGTAGATGTCCAGCAACGCTTACTAAATATAGAAATTCCCCGGTTACAGCAATGGTTATCAGCTAATAAACCGATCAGAACTGGTGAGGTTTGGCCTGGTTCTGATTTCCAAGGATTGCTGTTAACATCCCCGGAAGCTTGGTTGAAAGGTCAGTTGGCTGATAATGATAGTTTCCCCCCAAATATTCCCACTATTATTGATGGGGTTGATGATTTAGAAAATTGGGTACGTGATCAGCTAACCCAAGATATTCAACCTCATGACTGGGATCAACTTATGCTGGCTTGTCCCTACCAAGCTGAGGTTATTCGTGAAGCCAGGGTAAAACTGACACATGAATTATTCCAGCATCCAGAAAATCCATACCACTGCTATCTGATTTCTCAAACAGAGATAGAGATTTTACAAGGTCTGTATTCTAGTTTAGATTCCATCAGAGACTTACCAAAAACCTGGCAAAAATTTTGGCAGATGTTCCAAAACTTTGCAGATGATTTTCCCCCCGTCTCCCCATCTGCCCATCTGCCCATCTCTCCATCTCCTGCTCTCTTCTGGGCGACTATTTCCCGTCGTCAAGGGTTATTTTCTTTACATTATGCCCCGATTGAATTAGCCAAAAGACTGACACCAATTTGGCAGCGTCAACCTGTAGTATTGATTGGCAGTGCTTTAGAACCAGAAACGGAAGCTCCTTTATTCCGGGAGCGTTTGGGTTTGGATGATGTAACTTGTTTGAAGTTTTCCGCTGATCATCAGGGGGAGGCTATCCAACTGTATGCACCTTATAAGTTGCCTCTACCGAATACACCGGAATTTCAAGGGGCGTTTATTCACCAAGTCCGCACGCTGGTTTGTTTAAGTGCAACAGCACCAGGGATGACTGTGGTGTTGGTGGGGGATGTACCTCTCAAATCAAGAGTGGGGACAATTTTGGCTTCGGAGTTTGGTTCGCGGGTGCAGGTGGAAAAAACTTGTTTGGATGAAAATGGTATTTTGGTGACAGGTTGGGAATATTGGCGATCGCATCAAGGTGTTTTACCAGCACCCCGGTTGTTAATGATTGCGACTTTGCCTTTACCATCTTTGGAAAATCCTTTGGTGGCTGGTAGGGTAGCTCATTACAAGCGATCTCACCAAGATTGGTTTCGGTTATATTTATTACCCACTGCTTTGAATGAATTGCAACGAGCGATCGCTCCAGTCCGGGAAAATCAGGGTATTGTGGCTTTACTTGATAGTCGTGTTGTTAACCGGAGCTATGGCGCTCAAATTCTCACTGCCCTTAGTCCTCTAGCACGCTTAACCTATCTCGATCCCAGCTTGTTTTCTCAACCTAATGAAGAAAATTCTGCTTAA
- a CDS encoding mannosyltransferase family protein produces the protein MVKSQILNITKFFCKDHIYFPAAVWLGSRILIFIAMFLITPKLVLANQEVTNFGFGTFNVWDSIHYQMIVTSGYEFVNDGKQHNIAFFPLFPVSIWIFMKLGLSFEKAGVLINNLAFGGALYFLYFWLKKHYGTKTAQWATSVLSFSPMSIFTGIIYTEGLYLFLSIAALRAFDNKQYGGTALWGAMATATRPTGMALIPAFLLAAWKQNKPPIAYIAGLVATTGLLLFSLYCAITFNDPLAFIAAQKGWRTSLGFDWQGWLNMLLQIPFGSNWSDGWAANKNGGVLDIWHPLIFSIIVISYFFVRMFRNYSHPAIINFIIYAGYVAVIVVLILADQQIINNLLNVFMVLGSSYLLWRFRQQLTPVMVIYGFCGVGLLLASGATISLSRLAYGIVPLNIAIGVWLSRFPRQAYLILGLFMILLIKLAIGFAQHHWVG, from the coding sequence ATGGTAAAATCGCAGATTCTAAATATAACAAAATTCTTTTGTAAAGATCATATATATTTTCCAGCCGCAGTATGGTTAGGTAGTCGCATTCTAATTTTTATAGCTATGTTTTTGATTACACCAAAATTGGTATTAGCAAATCAAGAAGTTACCAATTTTGGCTTTGGTACTTTTAATGTTTGGGATAGTATACATTATCAAATGATAGTGACTTCTGGTTATGAATTTGTCAATGACGGTAAACAGCATAATATTGCTTTTTTCCCTCTGTTTCCTGTGAGTATTTGGATATTCATGAAATTAGGTTTATCCTTTGAAAAAGCAGGTGTATTAATCAATAATTTAGCATTTGGCGGCGCACTTTACTTTCTGTATTTTTGGTTAAAAAAACATTATGGAACAAAAACAGCACAATGGGCAACTTCTGTACTTTCTTTTTCTCCCATGTCCATTTTTACAGGCATAATTTACACAGAAGGATTATATTTATTTTTGAGTATAGCCGCTTTGCGTGCCTTTGATAATAAACAATATGGTGGGACTGCCCTTTGGGGGGCTATGGCCACAGCCACACGTCCCACAGGAATGGCACTAATCCCCGCCTTTTTACTAGCTGCATGGAAGCAAAATAAACCACCAATTGCCTATATTGCAGGTTTAGTAGCTACCACCGGACTATTACTATTTAGTTTATATTGTGCCATTACTTTTAATGATCCTTTAGCTTTTATAGCTGCTCAAAAAGGATGGCGAACCTCATTAGGTTTTGACTGGCAAGGTTGGTTAAATATGCTCTTGCAAATTCCTTTTGGTAGTAATTGGTCTGATGGTTGGGCAGCTAATAAAAATGGAGGTGTTTTAGATATTTGGCATCCTCTAATATTTAGTATCATTGTAATTAGTTATTTTTTTGTAAGGATGTTTCGTAACTATTCACATCCTGCGATTATCAATTTCATTATCTACGCGGGTTATGTTGCAGTCATAGTTGTATTAATACTAGCAGATCAACAGATAATCAATAACTTACTTAATGTTTTCATGGTTTTGGGTAGTAGCTATCTTTTGTGGAGATTTCGTCAGCAACTAACGCCTGTGATGGTAATTTATGGCTTTTGTGGAGTGGGTTTACTATTAGCTTCTGGGGCAACAATATCTTTAAGTCGTCTTGCTTACGGAATTGTGCCTTTAAATATTGCTATTGGTGTATGGTTATCTCGTTTTCCCCGTCAAGCCTATTTAATTCTTGGTTTATTTATGATCTTATTGATTAAGTTAGCAATAGGTTTTGCCCAGCATCATTGGGTAGGGTAA
- a CDS encoding DUF2079 domain-containing protein, producing the protein MKPKSKISPISLIIGISALVLFISGSLRHELFNSTAFDLGIFDQAIYLISQGKEPITTIQGFHILGDHAAWVHYILAIPYKIYPSVYWLFIVQALALALGALPTWYLAIQAGLKESQAIAVATAYLLYPVVFNTNLFDFHPEVIAVPLLLSAVLFARLQKLIWFCVCLIFILGCKAVLSLTVAAMGLWLILFEKRRWFGLLAIILGVAWFIIATKLIIPVFSGAEAAAVGRYSYLGNSVFEIAKNLIFQPGLIFSKIFSLDNLGYLLLLSAPIIWGLSTASLIPLVGALPCVAINLIADYQPQKDLVHQYSLPALPFLILAVIASLAVGKGLLQNKRGIIIWSLITFLCLAKFTHFTGKYLESIDNWQATREAVSLVKKQGSVYTTAQITPHLSNRDLIKYTNVGYQEQDLNIFDYVLLNVRHPGWASNQEFAQSLVSQLNNNSEFKLKYEKDDVYLFENQ; encoded by the coding sequence ATGAAACCTAAGTCTAAGATCAGTCCTATTAGTTTGATTATTGGCATAAGTGCCTTAGTTTTATTTATCTCTGGTAGTTTAAGACATGAATTGTTCAATTCCACTGCTTTTGATTTAGGAATTTTTGACCAAGCAATTTATTTAATTAGTCAGGGAAAAGAACCAATTACTACGATACAAGGATTTCACATTCTTGGTGATCATGCTGCTTGGGTTCATTATATTTTGGCAATACCCTACAAAATTTACCCTAGCGTCTATTGGCTATTTATTGTGCAAGCACTGGCTTTAGCTTTAGGTGCTTTACCTACATGGTATCTAGCTATTCAAGCAGGATTAAAAGAAAGTCAAGCTATAGCAGTTGCTACTGCTTACTTGTTGTATCCAGTGGTATTTAATACTAATTTATTTGATTTTCATCCTGAAGTTATTGCTGTACCATTGCTTTTATCCGCAGTTTTATTCGCACGATTGCAAAAATTAATTTGGTTTTGTGTATGTTTAATTTTCATTTTAGGATGTAAAGCCGTATTATCTTTAACAGTCGCAGCGATGGGACTGTGGTTGATCTTATTTGAAAAACGCCGTTGGTTTGGGTTATTAGCTATTATTCTTGGTGTGGCTTGGTTTATTATCGCAACTAAGTTAATTATCCCAGTTTTCAGTGGTGCCGAAGCAGCAGCCGTAGGACGTTATAGTTATTTAGGTAACTCTGTTTTTGAGATTGCTAAAAATTTAATCTTTCAGCCTGGATTAATATTCAGTAAAATCTTTTCTCTTGATAACTTGGGATACTTACTATTATTATCAGCACCAATAATATGGGGTTTATCTACTGCTAGTTTAATTCCCTTGGTTGGCGCTCTTCCTTGTGTAGCAATCAACTTAATAGCTGACTATCAACCTCAAAAAGATTTAGTTCATCAATATTCATTACCAGCTTTACCATTTTTGATATTGGCCGTCATTGCTAGTCTTGCTGTTGGTAAGGGATTGCTACAAAACAAACGTGGGATTATTATCTGGTCTTTAATTACATTTCTGTGTTTAGCTAAATTCACCCATTTTACAGGTAAATATTTAGAGTCTATAGATAATTGGCAAGCTACAAGAGAAGCAGTGTCTTTAGTAAAAAAACAAGGCAGTGTTTATACAACAGCGCAAATTACCCCACATTTAAGTAACAGGGATTTAATAAAATATACCAACGTTGGTTATCAAGAACAAGATTTAAATATTTTTGATTATGTTTTGTTAAATGTTCGTCATCCTGGATGGGCAAGTAATCAAGAATTTGCTCAAAGCTTAGTAAGTCAATTAAACAATAATTCAGAATTTAAATTGAAATATGAAAAGGATGATGTCTACTTATTTGAAAATCAATAA